A stretch of Chloroflexota bacterium DNA encodes these proteins:
- the ruvC gene encoding crossover junction endodeoxyribonuclease RuvC, with the protein MRVLGLDPGTATTGYGVVEGEGDNPRLLRYGAIITPPEMPMPERLRLIFLGAADLMKSEQVAVVAVEKLFFNRNVTTALSVGQARGVLLLAAAMAGVPVHEYTPLEVKQALVGYGRATKDQVQQMVRMVLQLDHTPHPDDAADALAVALCHCQSARMRALIERG; encoded by the coding sequence CTGCGTGTGCTGGGCCTCGACCCGGGCACGGCGACCACCGGATACGGTGTGGTGGAGGGCGAGGGCGACAACCCGCGCCTGCTGCGTTATGGCGCCATCATCACGCCGCCGGAGATGCCGATGCCCGAGCGGTTGAGGCTCATTTTCCTGGGCGCCGCCGACCTGATGAAGAGCGAGCAGGTAGCGGTGGTCGCGGTCGAGAAACTATTCTTCAACCGCAACGTCACCACGGCGCTGTCGGTCGGCCAGGCGCGCGGCGTCCTGCTGCTGGCGGCTGCGATGGCGGGCGTGCCGGTGCACGAATATACGCCGCTCGAGGTGAAGCAGGCGCTGGTCGGTTACGGGCGGGCGACCAAAGACCAGGTGCAGCAGATGGTGCGCATGGTGCTGCAACTCGATCATACACCGCATCCGGACGACGCAGCGGACGCGCTGGCCGTGGCGCTCTGCCACTGCCAGTCGGCGCGCATGCGCGCGCTCATTGAGCGGGGTTAG
- a CDS encoding polymer-forming cytoskeletal protein translates to MFRFNRASEQFETILSANASFDGDLKCKGGVRVEGIFDGSIETDGNIIVGKAARVGANLTGRDILVSGKVTGNVRTVGQLAILAGGQVVGDVDVGSILIEEGGVLSGKCSNRSAAQAA, encoded by the coding sequence GTTCGAAACCATCCTGAGCGCCAACGCCAGCTTTGATGGCGACCTCAAGTGCAAGGGCGGCGTGCGCGTGGAGGGTATCTTCGACGGCAGCATTGAGACCGACGGCAATATCATCGTCGGCAAAGCGGCGCGGGTCGGCGCCAATTTGACCGGCCGCGACATTCTGGTTTCCGGCAAGGTCACAGGCAACGTACGGACGGTCGGTCAATTGGCCATCCTGGCGGGCGGCCAGGTTGTCGGGGACGTGGACGTTGGCTCGATCCTGATCGAAGAAGGCGGCGTACTGAGCGGCAAGTGCAGCAACCGGTCGGCGGCGCAGGCCGCGTAG
- a CDS encoding HU family DNA-binding protein translates to MAMTKSQITSKLAEVTGISKKQSAQFLEALAALAYKEAKNTFTLPGLGKLVMQDRAARVGRNPATGETIQIAAKKVVKFRVAKAAKDAILGPNGGKKAKKK, encoded by the coding sequence ATGGCAATGACGAAGAGTCAGATCACGTCCAAGCTTGCGGAAGTCACCGGCATCAGCAAGAAGCAGAGCGCGCAGTTCCTCGAGGCGCTCGCCGCGCTTGCCTACAAGGAAGCCAAGAACACCTTCACGCTGCCCGGCCTGGGCAAGCTGGTGATGCAGGATCGCGCCGCCCGCGTGGGCCGCAACCCCGCGACCGGCGAGACGATCCAGATCGCCGCGAAGAAGGTCGTGAAGTTCCGCGTGGCGAAGGCGGCCAAGGATGCCATCCTCGGCCCGAACGGCGGCAAGAAGGCGAAGAAGAAGTAG
- a CDS encoding mannose-1-phosphate guanyltransferase, with translation MKAVVMAGGAGSRLRPLTIGRPKPMVPILEKPVLEHILDLLKRHGVEEVVITLQYMASVIQNYFGDGEAFGLRIHYFIEESPLGTAGSVRQALELLEEPFLVISGDALTDIDLSRLVAFHKEKGSALTVALSRVQHPVDYGVVITDPDGRIRQFVEKPTWGEVMSDTVNMGIYVIDPDVLTLVPPEKAFDFSQDLFPIMLEQDRPMYGFVSDGYWCDIGDHITYAQANADYLAGRIKLPIPGRHLGDGIWAADDVEIAHDAQLYGPVFLGRGANVKDGAIIHGPAVIGEDTVIDSHARVDRSIIWRNTYVGEGAEVRGAVVCRQCRLKANAVLFEGSVLGDGCVLGEHAIIHANVRLWPGKEVEPGAIVKSSIIWGSQARRVIFGRYGVTGVVNVDLTPEFAARLGAAFGAMHPTGAVVTVNRDLNRTSRMLKRAIIAGLPSVGVNAVDIENVPVPVARFFTRASGAAGGVHVRVSPYQRRVVDIKFFDKDGLTINHATERAIERAFFREDFRRVHQDDIGYINSAPDVITQYGRRFMDSIDTQAIRTRRFSLVVDYAHAPVSLVLPPLFEHLGCDVVTLNSYLDPERMSITRPELDRDLTRLARITGATGADFGVRFDVSGERIFMIDGRGERISDSDFALTLIDLSLRGAARGQRLVVPANASMAAERVAAQHDMQVIRSRMDPTSLMLASTQPDVMLAADGLGHFVFPAFHHAIDGMFAAAKFMELLAVHDTTLADTLAALPPHHVVHKSVHCPWEARGRLMRRLLEEYQSYRIEQIDGIRIDMGEAWALVHPDPDSPTCNIYAESTSEEESHALGLVFASIVDELKGP, from the coding sequence ATGAAAGCAGTCGTGATGGCTGGGGGAGCCGGGTCGCGCTTGCGCCCGTTGACCATCGGGCGGCCCAAGCCGATGGTGCCGATCCTCGAGAAACCGGTGCTGGAGCACATCCTCGACCTGTTGAAGCGCCACGGCGTCGAGGAGGTTGTCATCACCCTGCAGTACATGGCCTCCGTCATCCAGAACTACTTCGGGGATGGCGAGGCCTTCGGCCTTCGCATTCACTACTTCATCGAAGAATCGCCGCTGGGCACCGCCGGCTCGGTCCGGCAGGCGCTGGAACTGCTGGAGGAGCCATTCCTCGTCATCAGCGGCGACGCGCTCACCGACATCGATCTCAGCCGGCTGGTGGCATTCCACAAGGAAAAGGGATCCGCGCTGACGGTCGCCCTCAGCCGCGTCCAGCACCCGGTCGACTACGGCGTGGTCATCACCGACCCCGATGGGCGCATTCGCCAGTTTGTCGAGAAGCCGACCTGGGGCGAGGTGATGAGCGACACGGTCAATATGGGGATCTACGTCATCGACCCCGACGTGTTGACGCTGGTACCGCCGGAGAAGGCGTTCGACTTCAGTCAGGACCTGTTCCCGATCATGTTGGAGCAAGACCGGCCCATGTATGGCTTTGTGTCCGATGGCTACTGGTGTGACATCGGCGATCATATCACCTACGCTCAGGCCAATGCCGACTATCTCGCCGGTCGCATCAAGTTGCCGATACCGGGGCGGCACCTGGGCGACGGCATCTGGGCGGCGGATGACGTTGAGATAGCGCACGACGCGCAGTTGTACGGGCCGGTGTTTCTGGGGCGCGGCGCCAATGTCAAAGATGGCGCGATCATTCATGGCCCCGCCGTGATTGGCGAAGATACCGTCATCGACTCGCACGCGCGGGTCGATCGCTCGATCATCTGGCGCAATACCTATGTCGGCGAAGGCGCGGAGGTGCGCGGCGCGGTGGTCTGTCGCCAGTGCCGGTTGAAGGCCAATGCCGTACTGTTCGAAGGCTCCGTGCTGGGCGATGGCTGCGTACTGGGCGAGCACGCCATCATCCACGCCAACGTGCGGTTGTGGCCGGGCAAAGAGGTGGAGCCAGGCGCGATCGTCAAATCGTCCATCATCTGGGGCTCGCAGGCGCGACGCGTCATTTTCGGGCGCTACGGCGTGACCGGCGTCGTCAACGTCGACCTGACGCCCGAGTTTGCGGCGCGGCTGGGGGCGGCGTTCGGCGCCATGCATCCCACGGGCGCCGTGGTGACGGTCAATCGCGACCTGAACCGGACGTCGCGGATGCTCAAGCGCGCGATCATCGCGGGGCTGCCGTCGGTCGGCGTCAATGCGGTCGATATCGAGAACGTGCCGGTGCCGGTGGCGCGCTTCTTCACACGCGCGTCCGGCGCGGCCGGCGGCGTGCACGTGCGCGTGTCGCCTTACCAGCGCCGCGTGGTGGACATCAAGTTCTTTGACAAAGACGGGCTGACGATCAACCATGCCACCGAGCGGGCGATCGAGCGCGCATTCTTCCGCGAGGATTTCCGCCGCGTGCACCAGGATGATATCGGGTACATCAACAGCGCGCCGGATGTGATCACGCAGTATGGCCGGCGCTTCATGGACTCAATCGACACGCAGGCGATTCGCACGCGTCGCTTCAGTCTCGTCGTGGATTACGCGCATGCGCCGGTGAGCCTGGTGCTGCCGCCGCTGTTCGAGCATCTGGGCTGCGACGTGGTGACGCTGAACAGCTACCTGGATCCGGAACGCATGTCGATCACACGCCCGGAGCTTGACCGCGACCTGACGCGGCTGGCGCGCATCACCGGCGCGACCGGCGCGGATTTCGGCGTGCGCTTCGACGTGAGCGGCGAGCGTATTTTCATGATTGATGGCCGGGGCGAACGGATTAGCGACAGCGACTTTGCGTTGACGCTGATCGATCTGAGCCTGCGCGGCGCGGCGCGCGGTCAGCGGTTGGTGGTGCCGGCCAATGCGTCGATGGCGGCGGAGCGCGTCGCGGCGCAGCACGACATGCAGGTGATTCGCAGCCGGATGGATCCGACGTCGCTGATGCTCGCGTCCACCCAACCCGATGTGATGCTGGCGGCCGACGGGCTGGGGCACTTCGTGTTCCCGGCATTCCATCACGCCATCGACGGCATGTTTGCCGCCGCAAAGTTCATGGAACTGCTGGCGGTGCACGATACGACCCTCGCGGATACGCTGGCGGCGCTGCCGCCGCACCATGTCGTGCACAAGTCGGTGCACTGCCCGTGGGAGGCGCGCGGGCGATTAATGCGGCGGTTGCTCGAGGAGTACCAGTCGTACCGGATCGAGCAGATCGACGGCATCCGGATCGACATGGGCGAAGCATGGGCGCTGGTGCATCCGGACCCTGACAGCCCGACGTGCAACATTTACGCGGAATCCACCAGCGAAGAGGAGTCGCACGCGCTGGGATTGGTGTTCGCATCGATTGTCGATGAGTTGAAAGGTCCGTGA
- a CDS encoding CoA-binding protein, with protein MSILADAGTRILIQGITGREAVTLAQESLKYGARIVAGVTPGRGGATVAGVPVFDTIEQACAQQPVDASVISVPAPAAMDAALEAIAHGIRLIVIVTERLPRRDVAVILETAARAGARIVGPNSLGLIVPDVTRVGMCGGSAAAARRAYRPGRVAVLSRSGGMTTEIASLLTLSGHGQSTAISLGGDPLIGSTALDLLPLFEADPQTNALVLFAEPGGTMEEQLAQHLSRHPSRLRIVAFVAGRFAERMQGVRFGHAGSIVEGTRGSPQKKIDLLRDAGVRVARTLSEIPSLLA; from the coding sequence ATGAGCATTCTGGCCGATGCCGGCACGCGAATCCTGATCCAGGGCATCACCGGCCGCGAAGCGGTCACGCTGGCGCAGGAATCGCTCAAATATGGCGCGCGCATCGTCGCCGGCGTCACGCCCGGGCGCGGCGGCGCCACGGTGGCCGGTGTGCCTGTCTTCGACACGATCGAGCAGGCCTGCGCGCAGCAGCCGGTCGACGCCTCGGTCATCTCGGTACCCGCTCCGGCTGCCATGGATGCCGCGCTGGAAGCAATCGCGCACGGCATCCGGCTCATCGTCATCGTCACCGAGCGGCTGCCCCGGCGTGACGTAGCGGTCATACTGGAAACCGCCGCGCGCGCCGGTGCGCGCATCGTCGGCCCCAATAGCCTCGGCCTGATCGTGCCGGACGTGACACGCGTCGGCATGTGCGGCGGCTCGGCCGCCGCCGCGCGTCGCGCCTATCGGCCCGGGCGTGTCGCCGTGCTCTCGCGCAGCGGCGGCATGACCACCGAGATCGCCAGCCTGCTGACGTTGAGCGGACACGGCCAAAGCACCGCGATATCGCTCGGCGGCGATCCGCTGATCGGCTCCACGGCGCTCGATTTGCTGCCGCTTTTCGAGGCCGACCCGCAAACCAACGCACTGGTCCTCTTCGCCGAGCCGGGCGGCACGATGGAGGAACAGTTGGCGCAGCACCTCAGCCGCCACCCGTCGCGCCTGCGCATCGTCGCGTTCGTGGCCGGGCGCTTCGCGGAGCGTATGCAGGGCGTGCGCTTCGGGCATGCCGGCAGCATCGTCGAGGGCACGCGCGGCAGCCCGCAGAAGAAGATCGACCTGCTCCGCGATGCCGGCGTCCGCGTCGCCCGCACCCTGTCGGAGATACCATCCCTGCTCGCCTGA
- a CDS encoding XTP/dITP diphosphatase has product MHTKLLIATHNQGKVREFAHIFADLPLTLLSLDDAGVTWEVEETGATFEANARLKAEAYCRATGLPTLAEDSGLEVDALDGAPGVYSARYGGPGLTPVQRYELLLERMRAIPAGQRQARFRSVIALAAPGRPPQVAEGACPGEIAGTPRGAGGFGYDPVFFMPEFGRTMAELSLEEKNRASHRARAARAAHDKLRAMLDAANPAQ; this is encoded by the coding sequence ATGCACACCAAACTCCTGATCGCCACGCACAATCAGGGCAAGGTACGCGAGTTTGCGCACATCTTTGCCGATCTGCCGCTCACGCTCCTGTCGCTTGACGACGCGGGAGTGACGTGGGAAGTGGAGGAGACGGGCGCGACGTTCGAGGCCAACGCGCGGCTGAAAGCTGAGGCGTATTGCAGGGCAACCGGCCTGCCGACGCTGGCGGAAGATTCAGGACTGGAGGTCGATGCACTCGACGGCGCGCCAGGCGTGTATTCGGCCCGCTATGGTGGTCCCGGCCTGACGCCCGTGCAACGCTACGAGTTGCTGCTCGAGCGCATGCGCGCCATCCCGGCGGGTCAGCGCCAGGCGCGCTTTCGCAGCGTGATTGCGCTGGCCGCGCCCGGCCGGCCGCCGCAGGTCGCGGAGGGCGCGTGCCCCGGCGAGATCGCCGGCACGCCCCGCGGTGCCGGCGGCTTTGGCTACGACCCGGTCTTCTTCATGCCGGAATTCGGCCGCACGATGGCCGAGCTTTCCCTGGAGGAAAAGAATCGCGCCAGCCATCGTGCCCGCGCCGCCCGGGCCGCCCACGACAAGCTGCGCGCAATGCTCGACGCCGCTAACCCCGCTCAATGA
- a CDS encoding LysM peptidoglycan-binding domain-containing protein encodes MINRDQFVFVIVVNAIVSAVISTIVVIVSFSIAGSRVAAVAGPDATTVAAPVAALSPTAVRRTQAIQYIVKPGDTLSTIAATYGIPTSALMQANGITNPNLLTVGQALTIPPPDLTPPAVSTIASAASPAPILRISAILRSTTPPSPGGETVIIQNLGARLNLKGWSLADLHGNLYAFPDIVVEPNTSLRLHSENGLDTAADLYWGRTTSVWDANDTATLKDRNGVVIDSYTIRR; translated from the coding sequence GTGATCAATCGCGATCAGTTCGTATTCGTGATCGTGGTGAACGCGATCGTGTCGGCTGTCATCAGCACGATAGTTGTCATCGTTTCGTTTTCCATTGCCGGGTCACGGGTGGCGGCGGTCGCCGGGCCTGACGCCACGACGGTTGCGGCGCCCGTTGCGGCGTTATCGCCGACGGCTGTGCGGCGTACGCAAGCGATCCAGTATATCGTCAAGCCGGGCGACACCCTGTCGACGATTGCGGCCACCTATGGTATACCGACGTCGGCGCTCATGCAGGCCAACGGTATTACCAATCCTAACCTGCTTACCGTCGGGCAGGCATTGACGATCCCCCCGCCTGATCTGACCCCGCCCGCCGTATCCACCATCGCATCGGCCGCGTCGCCCGCGCCGATCCTGCGCATCTCGGCGATCCTGCGCTCGACGACGCCGCCGTCGCCGGGCGGCGAGACGGTGATCATCCAGAATCTCGGAGCGCGCTTGAACCTCAAAGGCTGGTCGCTGGCCGACCTGCATGGCAACCTCTACGCATTTCCGGATATTGTGGTCGAGCCGAACACGTCGCTGCGGCTGCACAGCGAGAACGGGCTCGACACGGCGGCAGACTTGTACTGGGGCCGCACGACGTCGGTGTGGGACGCCAACGACACGGCGACGCTGAAAGACCGCAACGGCGTCGTGATCGACAGCTATACGATACGGCGATAG
- a CDS encoding SDR family NAD(P)-dependent oxidoreductase — protein MSKRVALVTGGNRGIGYEVCRQLAANSLQVVLGARRAADGRRAADALRASGCDVEFCPLDVADAASVSAARQIVEQQYGRLDVLVNNAGIYIDEDQSAFDVPLDTVRQTLEVNLFGAYETIRAFMPLMRRQQYGRVVNVSSGMGAFDEMGGGSAGYRLSKTALNSLTRMMANELEGTNIKVNAACPGWVRTDMGGADAPRDVATGADTIVWLALLPDDGPSGRFFRDRQPIAW, from the coding sequence ATGAGCAAGCGCGTGGCGCTGGTGACGGGCGGCAACCGGGGTATCGGGTACGAAGTTTGCCGGCAATTGGCGGCGAACAGCCTGCAGGTCGTGCTGGGGGCGCGGCGCGCAGCCGACGGTCGGCGGGCCGCGGATGCGCTGCGCGCAAGCGGGTGCGACGTGGAGTTCTGCCCGCTGGATGTCGCCGATGCAGCGAGCGTGTCCGCCGCGCGGCAAATCGTCGAGCAGCAATACGGGCGGCTGGATGTGTTGGTCAACAACGCGGGGATCTATATCGACGAGGACCAGAGCGCCTTTGACGTGCCGCTCGACACGGTGCGCCAGACGCTGGAGGTCAACCTGTTCGGTGCGTACGAGACGATCCGGGCGTTCATGCCGCTGATGCGGCGGCAGCAGTACGGCCGAGTAGTCAATGTGTCGTCGGGCATGGGGGCGTTCGACGAGATGGGCGGCGGCAGCGCGGGCTACCGGCTTTCGAAGACTGCGCTGAACAGTCTGACGCGCATGATGGCGAACGAACTGGAAGGCACCAACATCAAAGTGAATGCCGCCTGCCCCGGCTGGGTACGCACGGATATGGGCGGGGCGGATGCGCCGCGCGACGTGGCGACCGGCGCCGACACGATCGTCTGGCTGGCGCTCCTGCCGGATGATGGGCCGTCGGGCAGGTTCTTCCGCGACCGGCAGCCGATCGCCTGGTAG
- a CDS encoding YebC/PmpR family DNA-binding transcriptional regulator — translation MSGHSKWATIKRKKGAADAKRGQLFTKIGRELTLAARGGGGDPDGNINLRMIVTKARAANMPKENIERAIKRGTGELEGATLEEAAYEAIGPGGSALMILTLSDNRNRTVADIRASLNRHGGRMGESGSVGWMFDYKGVIAIEAKGRDADELALEMIDYGAEDVNIDGTTLEVYTAPHDLQKVQQTLDRKKIAYESAELQMIAKNPIELSIDETASTLRLVEVLEELDDIQHVYTNLVISDAVLQQLEAA, via the coding sequence ATGTCCGGTCATTCCAAATGGGCAACGATCAAACGCAAGAAGGGCGCGGCCGATGCCAAGCGCGGCCAGTTATTCACCAAGATCGGGCGCGAACTGACGCTGGCGGCGCGCGGCGGCGGCGGCGACCCCGATGGCAATATCAACCTGCGCATGATCGTGACGAAGGCACGCGCGGCCAACATGCCGAAGGAAAATATCGAGCGCGCGATCAAGCGCGGCACCGGCGAGCTCGAAGGTGCTACGCTGGAGGAGGCCGCCTACGAAGCGATCGGCCCGGGCGGCTCGGCGCTGATGATTTTGACGCTGTCCGACAACCGCAACCGCACGGTCGCCGACATTCGCGCGTCGCTGAATCGCCACGGCGGCCGTATGGGCGAGTCCGGCAGTGTGGGATGGATGTTCGACTACAAGGGTGTGATCGCGATCGAAGCGAAGGGCCGCGATGCCGACGAACTAGCGCTGGAAATGATCGACTACGGCGCCGAGGATGTCAATATCGACGGCACGACGCTCGAAGTGTACACTGCGCCCCATGACCTGCAGAAAGTCCAGCAGACGCTCGACCGGAAAAAGATCGCCTACGAGTCGGCCGAGCTTCAGATGATTGCCAAGAACCCGATCGAACTCAGCATAGACGAGACCGCCTCGACACTGCGGCTGGTCGAGGTGCTGGAAGAACTGGACGACATTCAGCACGTCTATACAAACCTCGTGATCTCGGACGCGGTGCTGCAGCAGTTGGAAGCGGCGTAA
- a CDS encoding prolipoprotein diacylglyceryl transferase, producing the protein MQPLFLFKLAGIPFFSFTTLVVGGMAAGILAGMPAWRRAGRSPQDAVELAAWMTFPALCCGRIVHIATNLDYFVERPAQMVWFADGGLGLVGVSGGAVLGLWLWGRRRGECVAELLDLAVLPTLTLATMAWVGAFLHGSQYGAPSDSNIALELRDNYGVVLARWPTQLWAAGWAALCALASIIARGAERRAGSVAAFALSMYSAGMLFIDASRGDPSIYIWGLRMTQSLYVVVLGCGIVNLGRICRRS; encoded by the coding sequence ATGCAGCCGCTGTTCCTGTTCAAACTCGCGGGCATTCCGTTTTTTTCGTTCACGACACTGGTCGTGGGTGGCATGGCGGCCGGCATACTTGCCGGAATGCCGGCATGGCGGCGCGCCGGGCGCTCGCCGCAAGACGCTGTTGAACTGGCGGCATGGATGACGTTCCCTGCGCTCTGCTGCGGCCGTATCGTTCACATTGCAACCAACCTGGATTACTTTGTCGAGCGTCCCGCGCAGATGGTCTGGTTTGCTGACGGCGGGTTGGGCCTCGTCGGCGTTAGCGGTGGGGCGGTGCTCGGATTGTGGCTGTGGGGACGGCGGCGCGGCGAATGTGTCGCCGAGCTTCTCGATCTCGCCGTGCTGCCCACGCTCACACTGGCCACAATGGCATGGGTTGGCGCGTTTCTGCATGGCAGCCAGTATGGCGCGCCGAGCGACAGCAACATTGCGCTTGAATTGCGCGACAACTATGGTGTGGTCTTGGCGCGTTGGCCCACGCAATTGTGGGCCGCCGGTTGGGCCGCGCTGTGTGCGCTTGCATCGATCATTGCACGGGGCGCCGAGCGGCGCGCGGGTAGCGTGGCCGCATTTGCGCTAAGCATGTATTCGGCCGGAATGCTTTTCATCGATGCCTCACGCGGGGATCCAAGCATCTACATCTGGGGCCTGCGCATGACACAGAGTCTATATGTAGTAGTATTGGGATGTGGAATTGTCAACTTAGGGCGAATATGCAGGCGCTCTTGA
- a CDS encoding DUF4446 family protein, translating to MLAFLVLILELWILLLHRRIDRLQSALRMATRPAASVQFSSDEQAALAAVQAQLPSALQRVGIVRFNPFEDTGGDQSFALCIADANGNGVVINGLYRRNESRVFAKPLVAWLSTYTLSNEEKQAIGRARGDAEPDAGSS from the coding sequence GTGCTGGCGTTTCTGGTTCTCATTCTCGAACTCTGGATACTGCTTCTGCACCGCCGGATCGATCGGCTGCAGTCGGCGCTGCGCATGGCGACCCGACCGGCCGCGTCTGTGCAATTCAGTTCCGACGAACAGGCTGCGCTGGCCGCAGTGCAAGCGCAACTGCCCTCCGCGCTCCAGCGGGTCGGCATTGTGCGGTTCAATCCGTTCGAGGACACCGGCGGCGACCAGAGCTTCGCGCTCTGCATTGCGGACGCGAACGGCAACGGCGTCGTCATCAACGGCCTGTACCGCCGCAATGAAAGCCGCGTGTTTGCCAAGCCGCTCGTCGCGTGGCTATCCACCTATACGCTGTCGAACGAAGAAAAGCAGGCGATCGGCCGTGCCCGCGGCGATGCCGAGCCCGATGCGGGATCCAGTTGA
- a CDS encoding sugar kinase translates to MKRYELITFGENMIRLSTRDYERLEQAQTLDVRHGGTEANVAVGLARLGHRTAWLSRLGDNALGHRIERDIASWGTDTSRVIWAPDERVGVFFLEVGAGARGSSVLYDRRDSSMSRMGVETFPWEWLAEAGWLHLTGITTAISSSCEELVRETQRRAHEAGLTVSYDVNYRAKLWTPERAREVVSPLCRDADIMFMKHSDVERVFGIREATAEDDLRALASRFARKVVVMTAGADGALAFDQQSGQIARAPAHPLTHVVDRVGAGDAFAAGFIAGYLETGIECGLRMGNAMAALKMTIQGDYALVSRAEVDGLLAGRSGGISR, encoded by the coding sequence GTGAAACGCTACGAACTAATCACTTTCGGCGAAAATATGATCCGCCTTTCGACGCGCGACTACGAGCGGCTGGAACAGGCGCAGACGCTCGACGTCCGCCACGGCGGCACCGAAGCCAATGTCGCCGTGGGACTGGCGCGGCTGGGGCATCGCACCGCCTGGTTGTCGCGCCTGGGCGACAATGCGCTCGGACACCGGATCGAGCGCGACATTGCATCATGGGGCACGGACACCAGCCGAGTGATCTGGGCGCCCGACGAGCGCGTTGGCGTATTCTTTCTCGAAGTAGGGGCAGGCGCGCGGGGGTCGTCGGTGCTTTATGATCGTCGCGACTCCAGCATGAGCCGCATGGGCGTCGAGACGTTCCCGTGGGAATGGCTTGCGGAGGCCGGGTGGCTGCATCTCACCGGCATCACGACGGCGATTAGCAGCAGCTGCGAGGAACTGGTGCGCGAGACGCAGCGACGCGCGCACGAAGCCGGATTGACCGTGTCGTACGACGTGAACTACCGGGCCAAGCTCTGGACGCCGGAACGAGCGCGCGAGGTCGTCAGCCCGCTCTGCCGCGACGCCGACATCATGTTCATGAAGCATTCCGATGTGGAGCGCGTCTTCGGCATTCGCGAGGCTACCGCCGAGGATGACCTGCGCGCGCTGGCATCCCGCTTTGCGCGCAAAGTCGTGGTGATGACAGCGGGCGCGGACGGCGCGCTGGCGTTCGACCAGCAGAGCGGGCAGATCGCACGTGCCCCGGCCCACCCGCTGACGCACGTGGTCGATCGCGTCGGCGCCGGCGATGCGTTCGCGGCCGGATTCATCGCGGGTTATCTGGAGACCGGCATCGAATGCGGTCTGCGCATGGGCAACGCGATGGCGGCGCTCAAAATGACCATTCAGGGCGACTACGCGCTCGTGTCGCGCGCCGAGGTTGACGGCCTGCTGGCCGGCAGGTCCGGCGGCATCAGCCGCTGA